A single Pseudomonas brassicacearum DNA region contains:
- the ubiU gene encoding ubiquinone anaerobic biosynthesis protein UbiU produces MQLVCPAGNLPALKAAVRQGADAVYVGFRDDTNARHFAGLNMDDKQFDAAVAHIRQHQRKLYVAVNTYPQPKGWERWQRAVDRAADFGVDALIAADPGVLSYARQRHPKLALHLSVQGSATHAAALAFYAQRYDIRRAVLPRVLSLAQVRQVAAGSPVPIEVFGFGSLCIMAEGRCHLSSYITGESPNLCGVCSPAKAVRWSEDAQGLSARLSEVLIDRYTPEEPAGYPTLCKGRFLVGGKRFHALEEPTSLDTLDLLPELAAIGVEAVKIEGRQRSPAYVEQVTRVWRAALDAHQVAPQRFRVQEEWRQVLAGLSEGSQTTLGAYHRSWQ; encoded by the coding sequence ATGCAACTGGTTTGCCCGGCAGGGAATCTGCCTGCCCTCAAAGCGGCGGTGCGCCAAGGCGCCGATGCCGTCTATGTCGGCTTTCGCGATGACACCAATGCCCGGCATTTTGCCGGGCTGAACATGGACGACAAACAGTTCGATGCGGCTGTCGCACACATCCGTCAGCACCAACGCAAGCTGTACGTGGCGGTCAATACTTATCCGCAGCCCAAGGGTTGGGAGCGCTGGCAACGGGCGGTGGACCGCGCCGCCGATTTCGGCGTGGATGCGCTGATTGCCGCCGACCCTGGCGTGCTCAGCTACGCCCGCCAGCGCCATCCAAAACTGGCGCTGCACCTGTCGGTACAAGGCTCGGCGACCCACGCCGCGGCCCTGGCTTTTTACGCCCAGCGCTATGACATCCGTCGCGCTGTGCTGCCGCGGGTGCTATCCCTGGCCCAGGTACGGCAGGTGGCGGCGGGCAGCCCGGTGCCGATCGAAGTCTTCGGTTTCGGCAGCCTGTGCATCATGGCTGAAGGCCGTTGCCACTTGTCCTCCTACATCACCGGCGAATCACCGAACCTGTGCGGCGTCTGCTCGCCCGCCAAGGCGGTGCGCTGGAGCGAGGATGCCCAAGGCCTCAGCGCACGCCTGAGCGAGGTGCTGATCGACCGCTACACCCCCGAAGAACCGGCCGGATATCCGACCCTGTGCAAAGGCCGTTTCCTGGTCGGTGGCAAGCGTTTCCATGCGCTGGAAGAACCCACCAGCCTCGACACCCTGGACCTGCTGCCGGAGCTGGCGGCTATCGGCGTCGAAGCGGTGAAGATCGAAGGTCGCCAACGCAGCCCAGCCTACGTTGAACAAGTGACCCGGGTCTGGCGCGCGGCACTGGATGCCCACCAGGTCGCGCCGCAACGGTTCCGGGTGCAGGAAGAATGGCGCCAGGTGCTGGCTGGCTTGTCCGAAGGCAGCCAGACCACCCTGGGTGCCTACCATCGATCATGGCAATGA
- a CDS encoding U32 family peptidase: MKLSLGPVLFYWDKAQLGNFYAEMSALPLDVIYLGETVCSKRRAFSLDQWLGLARELQACSQAQIVLSSLTLIEAASELSSLRRLCDNGQLLVEANDMGAVQFMAERKLPFVGGPALNLYNGHALGQLLDNGLVRWVPPVECSAALIGDVLEQVREMDREVPEVEIFAYGHLPLAYSARCFTARAENRPKDDCQFCCINYPDGLALSSQEGQQLFTLNGIQTMSGEVTNLLADYNALMASGADLLRLSPRAQGMAEVVTAFDKVRQGEAPPLFVDGCNGYWHGHAGMLKVEEAGLC, from the coding sequence ATGAAACTCAGCCTGGGACCGGTCCTGTTCTACTGGGACAAAGCGCAACTGGGGAATTTCTATGCCGAGATGTCGGCATTGCCGCTGGACGTGATTTACCTGGGGGAAACCGTGTGCTCCAAACGCCGGGCGTTCTCCCTGGATCAATGGTTGGGGTTGGCGCGTGAGCTGCAAGCGTGCAGCCAGGCACAGATTGTGTTGTCGAGCCTGACGCTGATCGAAGCAGCCTCGGAGCTGTCCTCGCTGCGACGCCTGTGTGACAACGGCCAGTTGTTGGTGGAAGCCAATGACATGGGCGCGGTGCAGTTCATGGCTGAACGCAAACTGCCCTTTGTGGGAGGCCCGGCGTTGAACCTGTACAACGGCCACGCCCTGGGGCAATTGCTCGACAACGGCCTGGTCCGCTGGGTGCCGCCGGTGGAGTGCTCGGCGGCGCTGATCGGCGATGTGCTGGAGCAGGTGCGCGAGATGGACCGCGAGGTGCCCGAGGTGGAGATATTCGCTTACGGCCATCTGCCTTTGGCGTACTCGGCGCGCTGCTTTACCGCCCGAGCCGAAAACCGCCCCAAGGACGACTGTCAGTTCTGCTGCATCAACTACCCCGACGGCCTGGCGCTGAGCAGTCAGGAAGGCCAGCAGTTGTTCACCCTCAACGGTATCCAGACGATGTCGGGCGAGGTGACGAATCTACTGGCCGATTACAACGCACTCATGGCCAGTGGCGCCGACCTGCTGCGCCTGAGCCCGCGTGCCCAGGGCATGGCCGAGGTGGTCACGGCCTTCGACAAAGTGCGTCAGGGCGAGGCACCACCGCTGTTCGTGGACGGTTGCAACGGTTACTGGCACGGCCATGCCGGCATGTTGAAAGTAGAGGAGGCGGGCCTGTGTTGA
- the ubiT gene encoding ubiquinone anaerobic biosynthesis accessory factor UbiT translates to MLSPKKWALKGADRLLPLVGKVPFVVQRLALQQALNRCLAEPLRDGGFEVLRGRWLCLRVPDLKLCWYLTLAREGLRIAERAEAQVTISGNWREFLLLASRQEDPDTLFFRRRLVIEGDTELGLALKNLIDSLDPDVLPPWLWRNLERAGKGLAAG, encoded by the coding sequence GTGTTGAGTCCGAAGAAGTGGGCACTCAAAGGTGCCGACCGCTTGCTGCCGCTGGTGGGCAAGGTACCGTTTGTGGTGCAGCGCCTGGCGTTGCAGCAGGCGCTCAATCGCTGCTTGGCCGAGCCGCTGCGCGACGGCGGGTTCGAGGTGCTGCGTGGGCGCTGGTTGTGCCTGCGTGTGCCCGACCTGAAGTTGTGCTGGTACCTGACCTTGGCGCGGGAGGGATTACGCATTGCCGAACGGGCCGAGGCCCAGGTCACCATCAGCGGCAACTGGCGCGAATTCCTGTTGCTGGCCAGTCGTCAGGAAGACCCTGACACGCTGTTCTTCCGTCGCCGCTTGGTGATCGAGGGGGATACCGAGTTGGGGTTGGCGTTGAAGAATTTGATCGACAGTCTTGATCCGGACGTCCTGCCACCGTGGCTCTGGCGCAATCTGGAGCGGGCAGGGAAGGGGTTGGCGGCGGGGTGA